Proteins co-encoded in one Zygotorulaspora mrakii chromosome 5, complete sequence genomic window:
- the CLN3 gene encoding cyclin CLN3 (similar to Saccharomyces cerevisiae CLN3 (YAL040C); ancestral locus Anc_7.36): protein MIRNNAKYLRGTGDMAFMSHVRRNVALKKSQNPKLVIREQASHQFSVMEYSDNLLNHLIRLDENNKSNVFKPSLPSFNSQPQINHKMRYLIFDFLMCCHTRLGLCTSTLFLCFNLLDRYTSRYIVESSDYQLLALTALWISSKYWDSKNRAASLPVLQNLCCKQYSIRQFKEMELHLLKALNWSLSQIATPDSFIDILLFLKDNKNVQPAVLKTDNITELININDIKSGSVMLCQLASFDLQLSFNYTTSQIALGAITLITIALKLQKLNQWENFQSSIKDASLIRICSALLDLVLKFDSLPSSFKFKYIDNSDPTSEMLLGSLQNYFIQLQLEELYRSQVLISANYATGSPMTSDHPPYEKNNDTNESSMRAREEVRRNRGEQNFAFTPFNLASIKSNTPSPAISSSTSPFASPYMAHELSSAATNVNTPDSLPTPSSDKTLAYPLMTSTASNYFTSLPLNSPSLSVLQNKMKLDGRKRSFIYGNSSAVGSTGIARTNSMIKSKRCTAAITSGATSTFVKGHKKRASSIMDIDFFEEEVASKR, encoded by the coding sequence ATGATTAGAAACAATGCCAAATACTTGAGGGGCACTGGTGATATGGCATTTATGTCTCATGTCAGGCGTAATGTggcattgaagaaatcgcaaaatccaaaattgGTCATAAGAGAGCAGGCGAGCCATCAGTTTTCTGTTATGGAATACAGTGACAACCTACTCAACCATTTGATTCGGTTGGACGAGAATAACAAGAGTAACGTTTTCAAGCCGAGTTTGCCTAGCTTTAATTCCCAGCCACAGATAAACCATAAGATGAGGTATCTTATTTTCGATTTCTTGATGTGTTGTCACACAAGGCTGGGTTTATGCACTTCAACATTATTTCTATGTTTCAATCTCCTGGATAGATATACTTCCAGGTACATAGTTGAGAGTAGTGATTACCAATTATTAGCGTTGACCGCTTTATGGATAAGTTCGAAATATTGGGATTCCAAGAATAGAGCTGCTTCATTACCTGTTTTGCAAAACTTATGTTGCAAACAATACTCAATTCGTCAATTCAAGGAAATGGAacttcatcttttgaaggcTTTGAATTGGTCGTTATCCCAAATTGCGACACCTGATTCctttattgatattttacTATTCCTAAAGGATAACAAGAATGTTCAACCTGCAGTTCTTAAAACTGACAACATAACTGAATTGATCAATATCAACGATATTAAATCGGGTTCAGTTATGCTTTGTCAGTTGGCATCATTTGATCTCCAACTATCGTTCAATTACACAACTTCACAAATTGCCCTTGGCGCAATTACATTAATTACAATCGCACTgaaattacaaaaattAAATCAATGGGAAAACTTTCAATCTAGTATTAAGGACGCTAGTCTGATTAGAATTTGTAGTGCCTTGTTGGATTTAGttttaaaatttgattctttACCTTCGAGTTTCAAGTTCAAGTATATCGATAATTCTGATCCAACAAGTGAAATGCTACTAGGCTCTCTACAAAactatttcattcaattgCAACTTGAAGAATTGTATCGTTCCCAAGTATTAATTTCCGCAAATTATGCTACGGGGTCACCAATGACATCGGATCATCCACCTtacgaaaaaaataatgacaCTAATGAATCTTCAATGCGAGCTAGAGAGGAGGTTAGAAGAAACAGGGGAGAACAAAATTTCGCATTCACACCTTTTAATTTAGCATCGATTAAATCTAATACTCCTTCACCTGCTATATCTTCTTCTACATCGCCATTTGCATCGCCATACATGGCTCATGAGTTGTCGTCCGCTGCAACTAATGTTAATACTCCTGATTCTTTACCAACCCCTTCGTCCGATAAAACATTAGCCTATCCATTAATGACTTCGACCGCTTCGAACTATTTTACTTCGTTACCGTTGAATTCTCCAAGTTTATCGGTGTTACAGAATAAGATGAAACTGGATGGAAGGAAAAGATCGTTCATTTATGGCAACAGTAGTGCCGTAGGCTCTACCGGAATTGCACGTACGAATTCTATGATCAAATCCAAGAGATGCACGGCAGCCATAACATCGGGAGCTACCTCTACTTTTGTTAAGGGTCATAAGAAGAGGGCTTCATCGATTATGGATATTGACTttttcgaagaagaagtaGCTAGTAAACGCTAG
- a CDS encoding uncharacterized protein (ancestral locus Anc_7.35), which translates to MNRDKKVHLVEDIRGRNNEKKVKIEQEAPTEYDGYKILENDTAIDVLEVPKTLDEIESFFEDYVAARKPCKIRGISPEQFPLKELQPNVMKGTLPSEEILTIEKKSDGGYGSGSKRIKMSFGQFMGRILDQHDTDLYLTTQYYEDDPNNSDYSTDEEEASHVLDDVDNFDNSSLTFDDLHDDFDDLEENGENEGHEIDSNEDGKKNDEDEEELESRLRELYQPPMTNLVRTLPECPGFLRYLIPQQINLWVGAVRNAADDTGWLKNFDVEHSGGKLGLGRNVPGGGSSSGLHHDHADNIYIPVNGHKRFTLFSPHDAAKMYTVGDIRKVHSSGVIDYHANDRAPLWRELRDDGAIVAEVYKKILGGESECSPEERLLYEEFIKKDSEQQARKANKTLDPPSFSTVPTAVVQIDEIEDENTRENIRNASMKKWPLFFQANRLTVDVKPGEMLFLPTGWFHEVTSFGNQSDHDIVNVAANYWFIPPNGRSINNVYSHTDNYWPDDYKITQSALAKARSTNNLPELAHD; encoded by the coding sequence ATGAATAGGGATAAGAAAGTGCATTTGGTGGAAGATATACGTGGGCGAAACAACGAgaaaaaggtgaaaatTGAGCAAGAAGCCCCAACAGAATACGATGGCTACAAAATCCTGGAAAATGACACTGCGATCGATGTGCTGGAAGTACCAAAGACCTTAGACGAAATAgaaagtttttttgaagactATGTGGCAGCACGGAAGCCTTGTAAGATAAGGGGAATTTCACCGGAGCAGTTCCCTTTGAAAGAACTGCAACCGAATGTCATGAAAGGCACTTTACCGAGTGAGGAGATCTTgaccattgaaaaaaagagcgaCGGAGGATATGGGAGTGGATCAAAACGCATCAAGATGTCCTTTGGTCAGTTTATGGGGAGAATACTCGATCAACATGACACAGATTTGTATTTAACGACGCAGTATTACGAAGACGACCCTAACAATAGCGATTACTCGACCGACGAAGAGGAAGCGAGTCATGTTTTGGATGATGTTGACAATTTTGATAACAGCTCCCTTACGTTTGACGACTTACATGACGATTTTGATGACCTAGAAGAGAATGGGGAGAATGAGGGGCACGAAATTGATTCAAACGAAGACGGCAAGAAAAACGATGAGGACGAGGAGGAGCTAGAATCTCGTTTACGCGAGCTCTATCAGCCGCCAATGACTAATCTCGTCAGGACCTTACCAGAGTGCCCTGGCTTCTTGAGATACTTGATACCACAACAAATAAACCTCTGGGTGGGTGCTGTGCGAAACGCTGCTGATGACACAGGGTGGttaaaaaatttcgatGTAGAGCATAGTGGCGGAAAACTAGGGCTAGGGAGAAACGTTCCCGGAGGGGGCTCCTCATCGGGACTTCATCACGATCACGCCGATAACATTTACATCCCCGTCAATGGCCACAAGAGATTTACATTATTTTCACCACATGACGCCGCTAAGATGTACACAGTCGGTGATATTCGAAAGGTTCATAGTTCTGGAGTTATTGACTATCATGCAAATGATCGCGCACCCTTATGGCGAGAATTGAGAGATGATGGGGCCATTGTTGCAGAAGTTTACAAAAAAATCCTCGGTGGCGAATCTGAGTGCTCCCCAGAAGAAAGACTGCTATACGAggaattcatcaaaaaagattctGAGCAACAAGCTAGAAAAGCAAATAAAACGCTTGATCCACCTTCCTTCTCTACAGTACCAACTGCCGTTGttcaaattgatgaaattgaagatgaaaatacaAGAGAAAATATCAGGAATGCGAGTATGAAAAAGTGGCCactattttttcaagctaATAGACTTACCGTAGATGTCAAACCCGGAGAGATGCTCTTTTTACCAACAGGTTGGTTTCACGAGGTCACATCTTTTGGGAATCAAAGCGATCACGACATTGTGAATGTTGCTGCCAATTATTGGTTTATACCGCCAAATGGCAGATCGATCAACAATGTTTATTCTCATACAGACAATTACTGGCCTGACGACTATAAGATTACACAAAGTGCGTTGGCCAAAGCTCGAAGCACTAATAATCTGCCTGAATTGGCACATGATTAA